One Theropithecus gelada isolate Dixy chromosome 3, Tgel_1.0, whole genome shotgun sequence genomic window carries:
- the NPVF gene encoding pro-FMRFamide-related neuropeptide VF translates to MEIISSKLFILLTLATSSLLTSNISCADELMMSSLHSKENYDKYFEPRGYPKRERSLNFEELKDWGPKNVIKMSTPAVNKMPHSVTNLPLRFGRTTEEERSAGATANLPLRSGRNMEVSLVRRVLNLPQRFGRTTTAKSVCRTLSDLCQGSLHSPCANDLFYSMTCQHQEIQNPDQKRSRRLVFQKMDDAELKQEK, encoded by the exons atggaaattatttcatCAAAACTATTCATTTTATTGACTTTAGCCACTTCAAGCTTGTTAACATCAAACATTTCTTGTGCAGATGAATTAATGATGTCCAGtcttcacagcaaagaaaattatGACAAATATTTTGAG CCTAGAGGCTAcccaaaaagggaaagaagcctCAATTTTGAGGAATTAAAAGATTGGGGACCAAAAAATGTCATTAAGATGAGTACACCTGCAGTCAACAAAATGCCACACTCAGTCACCAACTTGCCATTGAGATTTGGGAGGACcactgaagaagaaagaagcGCTGGAGCAACAGCCAACCTGCCTCTGAGATCTGGAAGAAATATGGAGGTGAGCCTCGTGAGACGGGTTCTTAACCTGCCCCAAAGGTTTGGGAGAACGACAACAGCCAAAAGTGTCTGCAGGACGCTGAGTGATTTATGTCAAGGATCCTTGCATTCACCATGTGCCAATGACTTATTTTACTCCATGACCTGCCAGCACCAAGAAATCCAGAATCCCGATCAAAAACGATCAAG GAGGCTGGTATTCCAGAAAATGGATGATGCAGaattgaaacaagaaaaataa